The following proteins are encoded in a genomic region of Penaeus chinensis breed Huanghai No. 1 chromosome 10, ASM1920278v2, whole genome shotgun sequence:
- the LOC125029422 gene encoding protein crumbs-like isoform X2, whose protein sequence is MERRIILGACLMLLAGQLQSGATQNSNDDDSTVISAPDGQDAPTLVITDGAGAEGEPPDASPPSHEGTQVEDPINEVWGMPGSSSADNDTQGFANLIDEADAGAGINLGDGQREGHFTGASRVVIPVTLNLRGYTSMSFRTCRHGTLLSQEGSSGDTLVLDLNAEGSLVLTLTRHGQPYVTTLGRRLNNNVWHRVYLRFELGVLRLGVDHSTVVVANTTSSSEPLLDLGLWSRTPQLTIGGNFTGCILQGAGTEMTNPLALHTGVEWGSCPLPDGTNCSGFADPCFSQPCGRHGQCLPYQESYRCDCYTRYTGETCELDNGPLCHLPEYECQNGGLCQEDRRGNSTTCACPTGFTGKVCQVSIDASFCDNADNPCQNNATCTVTPYEDRYECLCLPGFTGEHCETNNDDCASLPCLHGGICSDEINDFRCDCDGTGYEGETCENNIDECATMQPCLNGATCFDLYGDYECACAPGYGGKHCEVEVLECSSDPCQNGGTCTDLQNAYRCSCMLGFEGDNCEHNINDCYNVTCPENSYCMDGVNEYVCRCSPGFSGSPPNCLEINECDSSPCLNGASCYDRDNSFACICTQGFTGSNCEINIDDCVSDPCQNGGTCIDGIDTYSCECAPGFEGSHCEENRNECALNVCIHVKDCRDLIGDYECECEDGWFGKNCDEEVDECASSPCKNGASCKDRLNGFDCTCPPGFTGETCETDIDECAVNPCLNGGICIDGLNNYTCECGDAFMGLNCEEEYDACASNPCQNSASCITTRGQQDFYCECIPGFEGFYCSNNINDCFDASCSEGKVCYDLINSYECRCQEGFTGENCSVNIDECESSPCLNDGECLDGMANYSCFCPPGYTGHNCETDVDECELLRPCVNGICQNSIGSYQCYCRPGFSGDLCQVDFDECLSLPCQNSGTCINRINGYECVCQPGFTGTDCDIDIDECESAPCQNNATCYDGIANFTCECLPGFTDQLCSTNIDECESEPCLNGGTCTDGINSYTCNCSDTGFKGEQCEINIDDCESSPCQHGSTCSDLVKDYNCACFDGYTGKNCEEDILECEAFPCFNDATCLERSNLTLYERGIFSNFSYENAGGFTCECIPGFTGDFCETNIDECASSPCINGQCIDGINAYSCDCWPGYEGFNCEIEIDECELYRPCDHGTCVDKVADYKCICEDGYGGKNCSVPLTGCLEVECFNGGTCEALLFNETIHDFKCHCEHGFTGRKCEEPTTVSFSGDSYIMINSQREEGYELAFRFRTTLPNGILAVGQGETYIKLELLKGQLNLHSSLLNKWEGIFAGSNLNDGQWQNVRMAVNDSHVLLAANDEVTVHPITLVRSTNSSETSFNTSFSTTVLGGATSTLRILFKGAPFFTGCMEDVVLDDEVLIPRTVPQPMRALVQDGCPRVEQCAPNPCMNEGQCHDLWTNYQCTCQRPYLGDTCQLSFTPATFGNEDIMDSLVTVVIPEVDHTTYRTHADVSMLVRTRESNGLIFYLGTREDDISLSSPGTHLLAELKDNELVVRTQLGGPEEMFIIPDVTLTDGEPHLLHVKRINSDLEIYVDNEQVLNATLQHGGNLEAHVLYLGGVPDGSHTRAKRQLGVSNITVTVTRPHFKGTLQDIRLSNGTETRLVQPFPLESVTQNDLPGESLDDVDLYNVLEGTVSDETCNPDPCQNGATCTVTWNDFMCTCMFGFKGKTCEDREYCAVYQCPVGSECLNLDDGYECVANLTLNGINSSITYSPSFTNLQKSLNEITITYRSQVGGVMLYAANTDGSIWIGSSPASIVVEQTNGSASQKTFFLSNSTLDGEWHVLKVVFDPTGLQVSLDGNSLLGSDLAVIVDLTSLILTGELKLGAAPLPLATLNFLDPSLVNPTSTPGNAILPDESFMPQVFRGCLGAVRVQEVLVPFFSQTELLNNSAANQFLRQEESFTEIGCTVCYEEECINGGYCSDPSEVYSCTCEAGFEGNLCQINIDECIGNECQNGASCVDGINEYTCNCAPGFTGQFCEEDIDECADEPCKNGGLCFNEIAKFRCECPEDFIGLKCEELKVKNCSNLMCLHNAVCTDIINPLTNVADNYTCDCPFGYIGYNCETIKDFCKLENIFCTHGTCQLTYTEPGWVCSCEAGWEGPYCSDDIDDCASNPCKNGAVCEDLLLGFECQCPDTWKGDTCEEDVDECVASPCLHGGECVNLMGYFECLCEDEYCGQTCNLTNPCLEVNCSNGGQCKHFCDELRPDPFNQTMGVCRCQAGWDGEFCTEEVILFPSDVDLAIIVGCVVGLMLVIAIVGLTVFLMMAKKKRQTRGTYSPSRQEFYSPRVEMGNMMKPPPEERLI, encoded by the exons GCGCGTGCCTTATGTTGCTAGCGGGGCAGCTCCAGAGCGGCGCCACACAGAACAGCAACGATGACGACTCTACTGTGATCTCGGCCCCCGACGGCCAGGACGCCCCCACCCTGGTCATCACGGACGGCGCAGGAGCAGAGGGTGAGCCTCCAGACGCCTCTCCCCCGAGCCATGAGGGGACCCAGGTGGAGGACCCCATCAATGAG GTTTGGGGCATGCCAGGCTCCAGTTCTGCTGACAATGATACCCAGGGTTTCGCTAATTTGATTGACGAAGCAGATGCTGGGGCTGGCATTAATCTGGGTGATGGGCAGCGAGAGGGCCATTTTACAGGAGCCTCTCGTGTGGTCATCCCAGTCACTCTTAACCTCAGAGGCTACACCTCCATGAGCTTCCGAACATGTCGTCATGGAACACTGTTATCACAG gAGGGCTCAAGTGGAGACACACTAGTATTAGACTTAAATGCAGAGGGCAGCTTGGTACTCACCCTGACACGCCATGGACAGCCTTATGTTACAACACTTGGTAGAAGACTTAACAACAATGTCTGGCACAGGGTCTACCTCAG GTTTGAGCTGGGTGTCCTGCGATTAGGTGTAGATCACTCAACAGTTGTTGTGGCTAACACCACCAGTTCGAGTGAACCCCTTCTAGACCTAGGCTTGTGGTCACGCACGCCTCAGCTAACCATAGGTGGAAATTTCACTGGATGCATCCTCCAAGGAGCAGGGACAGAAATGACAAACCCACTAGCATTACACACAGGAGTAGAGTGGGGTTCCTGTCCTCTTCCGGATGGGACCAACTGCA GTGGATTTGCTGATCCCTGTTTCTCTCAACCTTGTGGTAGACATGGCCAGTGCCTTCCATATCAGGAGAGCTATCGTTGTGATTGTTACACACGTTACACAGGAGAAACTTGTGAACTTGATAATG GACCCCTCTGCCACCTACCAGAATATGAGTGTCAGAATGGTGGACTCTGTCAGGAAGACAGGCGAGGTAATTCCACTACCTGTGCCTGTCCAACTGGCTTTACAGGCAAAGTGTGCCAGGTGTCCATTGATGCAAGTTTCTGTGACAATGCTGACAATCCTTGTCAG AATAATGCCACTTGCACAGTGACGCCATATGAAGACAGATACGAGTGCCTTTGCTTACCTGGATTCACAGGAGAACACTGTGAAACAAATAACGATGACTGTGCCTCCCTTCCATGCCTTCATGGTGGCATATGCagtgatgaaattaatgatttcAGATGTGACTGTGATGGCACTGG CTATGAGGGAGAAACATGTGAAAACAATATAGATGAATGTGCTACCATGCAACCATGCCTTAATGGAGCAACATGCTTTGATCTATATGGTGactatgagtgtgcatgtgctcCAGGTTACGGTGGGAAACATTGCGAAGTG GAAGTTCTCGAATGCTCATCTGATCCCTGTCAAAATGGGGGAACATGCACAGACCTTCAAAATGCATACAGATGTTCATGCATGCTTGGTTTTGAGGGTGACAATTGTGAGCATAACATCAACGACTGCTATAACGTTACTTGCCCTGAGAACTCCTACTGTATGGATGGAGTTAACGAATACGTATGCAGATGTAGCCCTGGATTTTCAG GTTCCCCACCTAACTGTCTCGAAATAAACGAATGCGATTCTTCTCCATGTTTGAATGGAGCTTCATGTTACGATCGAGATAATTCATTCGCATGCATCTGTACTCAAGGTTTTACTG GAAGCAATTGTGAGATCAACATCGATGACTGTGTGTCAGACCCATGCCAGAATGGAGGCACTTGTATAGATGGCATTGACACCTATAGTTGTGAGTGTGCGCCTGGATTTGAGGGAAGCCACTGCGAAGAAAACCGGAATGAATGTGCCCTTAATGTCTGTATTCATGTTAAAGATTGTCGAGATCTG ATTGGAGactatgaatgtgagtgtgaagaTGGATGGTTTGGCAAGAACTGTGATGAAGAAGTAGATGAGTGTGCTTCATCCCCTTGTAAAAATGGTGCATCATGCAAGGACAGACTCAATGGATTTGACTGTACATGTCCACCTGGCTTTACAG GAGAAACTTGCGAAACTGATATTGATGAATGTGCAGTGAACCCTTGTCTCAATGGAGGTATATGCATTGATGGCCTCAACAACTATACTTGTGAATGTGGTGATGCATTCATGGGACTGAACTGTGAGGAAGAGTATGATGCCTGTGCATCCAACCCTTGCCAAAATTCTGCTTCATGTATCACAACACGTGGACAACAAGATTTTTATTGTGAATGTATACCAG GTTTTGAAGGCTTCTACTgcagcaataatatcaatgactgcTTCGATGCATCTTGCTCTGAGGGCAAGGTGTGCTATGACCTGATCAACAGCTATGAATGCCGCTGCCAAGAAGGATTTACTGGAGAGAACTGCTCTGTTAATATTGATGAATGTGAAAGTAGTCCCTGTCTCAATGATGGGGAGTGTCTTGATGGCATGGCAAATTATAGCTGTTTCTGTCCACCAGGATAcacag GCCACAACTGTGAGACTGATGTGGACGAATGCGAGCTTCTCCGGCCATGTGTCAATGGCATATGCCAAAACTCCATAGGGTCATACCAGTGTTACTGTCGTCCTGGATTCTCTGGTGATCTCTGCCAAGTAGACTTTGATGAGTGCCTTTCTCTACCATGCCAGAACAGCGGCACTTGCATCAACAGGATAAACGGTTATGAGTGTGTCTGCCAGCCTGGTTTTACGGGTACTGattgtgatattgatattgatgagtgTGAGAGTGCTCCTTGTCAGAACAATGCTACCTGTTATGACGGTATTGCCAACTTCACATGCGAGTGCCTGCCTGGCTTCACTGACCAACTATGCTCCACAAATATTGATGAATGCGAG TCTGAGCCATGTTTGAACGGAGGCACGTGCACAGATGGCATCAACAGCTACACATGTAACTGTAGTGATACGGGCTTCAAGGGAGAACAGTGCGAAATAAACATTGATGACTGTGAGTCCTCTCCATGTCAGCACGGGTCAACCTGCTCAGATCTAGTGAAGGATTACAATTGTGCCTGTTTTGATGGCTATACag GGAAAAATTGTGAAGAGGACATTTTGGAGTGTGAAGCATTCCCCTGCTTTAATGATGCCACCTGTCTGGAGAGAAGTAACCTCACTCTCTATGAAAGGGGAATATTTTCAAATTTCAGTTATGAGAATGCAGGAGGGTTTACTTGTGAATGCATTCCTGGTTTTACTG GTGATTTTTGTGAGACAAACATAGATGAATGTGCAAGCAGTCCATGTATAAATGGCCAGTGTATTGATGGTATCAATGCATATTCTTGTGACTGTTGGCCAGGCTATGAAGGTTTCAATTGTGAAATTGAAATTGATGAATGTGAGCTCTACAGGCCCTGTGACCATGGCACCTGTGTTGATAAG GTTGCTGATTACAAATGCATCTGCGAAGACGGCTATGGGGGGAAGAACTGCTCCGTCCCACTGACAGGCTGTCTTGAAGTAGAGTGTTTCAATGGAGGCACATGTGAGGCTCTGCTTTTTAATGAGACCATCCATGACTTCAAGTGCCACTGTGAACACGGCTTTACTGGTCGGAAGTGTGAGGAGCCTACCACTGTGTCTTTCTCTGGGGACTCGTACATTATGATCAATTCTCAGAGGGAAGAAG gttaTGAGCTGGCCTTCAGATTCCGTACCACTCTCCCCAACGGAATCCTTGCTGTGGGCCAGGGAGAGACATACATTAAATTGGAGCTTCTTAAAGGACAACTTAACCTCCATTCTTCACTTCTCAATAA GTGGGAAGGCATATTTGCTGGTTCAAATCTCAATGATGGCCAGTGGCAGAATGTTAGAATGGCTGTCAATGACAGCCATGTTCTGCTGGCAGCAAATGATGAAGTGACAGTGCACCCCATTACACTTGTAAGATCCACAAACAGCTCAGAAACAAGCTTCAACACTTCATTTTCTACAACTGTCCTTG GAGGAGCCACGTCAACATTGAGAATACTGTTCAAAGGAGCACCATTTTTCACTGGCTGCATGGAAGATGTAGTCCTTGATGATGAGGTTCTGATACCAAGAACTGTACCACAGCCAATGAGG GCTCTTGTCCAAGATGGTTGTCCTCGTGTTGAGCAGTGTGCCCCCAACCCTTGCATGAATGAAGGCCAGTGTCATGACTTGTGGACCAATTATCAGTGTACTTGCCAGAGGCCTTACCTTGGAGATACCTGTCAGCTAA GTTTCACACCAGCCACTTTTGGAAATGAAGACATAATGGACAGCTTGGTAACTGTAGTGATTCCCGAAGTGGACCACACAACCTACAGGACACATGCTGATGTCTCGATGTTGGTGCGCACAAGAGAAAGCAATGGACTGATTTTCTACCTAGGAACACGAGAGGACGATATCTCTCTAT CATCCCCTGGAACCCACTTGCTAGCAGAGTTGAAGGACAACGAATTAGTTGTGCGCACTCAGTTAGGCGGTCCAGAGGAAATGTTCATTATTCCAGATGTTACACTTACTGATGGTGAACCACATCTGCTTCAT GTAAAGCGTATCAACAGTGACTTGGAAATTTATGTTGACAATGAACAAGTCCTCAACGCTACACTGCAGCATGGAGGCAATCTAGAAGCTCACGTCTTATACCTTGGAGGTGTGCCTGATGGCTCCCATACCAGAGCGAAACGGCAATTAGGTGTCAGTAATATTACCGTGACTGTTACTCGACCTCACTTCAAGGGGACTCTACAAGACATCAGA CTGAGCAATGGTACAGAGACCCGACTTGTGCAGCCATTCCCTCTGGAGAGTGTGACCCAAAATGATCTTCCAGGAGAAAGTCTAGATGATGTTGACTTGTATAATGTGCTTGAAGGAACTGTTAGTGATGAAACTTGCAACCCAGATCCATGTCAAAATGGCGCAACATGCACAGTCACTTGGAATGATTTTAT GTGTACTTGCATGTTTGGTTTCAAGGGCAAGACTTGTGAAGACCGTGAATATTGTGCAGTTTACCAATGTCCAGTTGGATCTGAGTGTCTCAACTTGGATGATGGCTATGAGTGTGTTGCAAACTTAACTCTCAATGGTATCAATTCCTCCATCACATATTCACCAAGCTTTACAAACTTACAGAAGTCATTGAATGAAATAACTATTACTTACAGAAGTCAG GTTGGAGGGGTTATGCTGTATGCAGCAAATACAGATGGCAGTATTTGGATAGGTTCCAGTCCTGCTTCCATTGTGGTGGAGCAAACCAATGGCTCTGCTTCTCAGAAGACTTTCTTCTTGTCAAATTCTACCTTGGATGGGGAGTGGCATGTGCTGAAAGTTGTATTTGATCCTACAGGACTTCAG GTTTCACTTGATGGAAATAGCCTCCTTGGTAGTGACCTTGCTGTTATTGTTGACCTTACTTCGCTGATTCTTACTG GAGAGCTAAAGCTAGGTGCAGCACCACTGCCTTTGGCCACACTAAATTTCCTGGACCCATCATTGGTGAACCCAACCTCTACTCCTGGGAACGCCATACTACCAGATGAGTCCTTCATGCCACAGGTGTTCCGTGGATGCCTGGGTGCAGTGAGAGTCCAAGAGGTGTTGGTTCCATTCTTCTCACAAACTGAACTTCTGAACAACAGTGCAGCAAACCAGTTCTTGAGACAG GAAGAATCATTTACAGAAATTGGATGCACAGTATGCTATGAGGAAGAGTGCATCAATGGAGGCTACTGTTCAGATCCATCGGAGGTATACAGTTGCACATGTGAAGCTGGATTTGAAGGCAATTTGTGCCAGATCAATATTGATGAGTGCATTGGGAATGAATGCCAGAATGGAGCTTCATGTGTTGATGGCATTAATGAGTACACTTGTAACTGTGCACCAGGATTTACCGGCCAATT CTGCGAGGAAGATATTGATGAGTGTGCTGACGAGCCATGCAAAAATGGTGGTTTGTGCTTCAATGAAATAGCAAAGTTCAGGTGTGAGTGCCCAGAAGACTTCATTGGATTAAAATGTGAAGAATTGAAAGTCAAGAATTGTTCCAACCTTATGTGCTTGCACAACGCTGTCTGTACTGATATTATAA aTCCCTTGACCAATGTGGCTGATAACTACACCTGTGATTGTCCTTTTGGTTACATCGGTTATAATTGTGAGACCATCAAAGACTTCTGTAAACTGGAAAATATTTTCTGCACACATGGTACCTGTCAACTTACCTACACAGAACCA ggCTGGGTATGTTCTTGTGAAGCTGGCTGGGAAGGTCCCTATTGCAGTGACGACATTGATGATTGTGCCTCCAACCCATGCAAGAATGGGGCAGTATGTGAGGACCTTCTTCTAGGTTTTGAATGCCAATGCCCTGATACATGGAAAGGGGACACCTGTGAAGAGGATGTCGATGAATGTGTGGCCTCTCCCTGTCTTCATGGTGGAGAGTGCGTGAATCTCATGGGGTATTTTGAGTGCCTTTGTGAGGATGAGTATTGTGGTCAGACATGCAATTTGACCAATCCATGTCTTGAG GTCAACTGCAGTAATGGTGGTCAATGTAAACACTTTTGTGATGAACTCCGCCCAGATCCATTTAACCAGACAATGGGAGTATGTCGGTGTCAAGCTGGCTGGGATGGAGAATTCTGCACTGAAGAG GTCATACTATTCCCATCGGATGTGGATTTGGCCATCATTGTAGGATGTGTTGTTGGACTCATGTTAGTCATAGCAATAGTTGGTCTGACAGTTTTCCTCATGATggcaaaaaagaagagacagactaGAGGAACCTATTCACCCAGCAGACAG gAGTTTTACAGTCCACGAGTTGAGATGGGGAACATGATGAAACCCCCACCAGAGGAAAGACTCATCTGA